A single genomic interval of Rhinatrema bivittatum chromosome 12, aRhiBiv1.1, whole genome shotgun sequence harbors:
- the SLC16A1 gene encoding monocarboxylate transporter 1 isoform X1, with translation MPVALGGPQGYTPPEGGWGWAVVVGAFISIGFSYAFAKSITVFFKDIEVIFGATSSEVSWISSIMLAVMYGGGPLSSILVNKYGSRPIMMFGGVLSGCGLIAASFCNTVSQLYFCIGVIGGLGLAFNLNPALTMIGRYFYKKRPLANGLAMAGSPVFLSTLAPLNQKFYSIFGWRGSFLILGGLLLNCCVAGSLMRPIGPKAGTENKELSKVTMEEAGKKSAKDEGGGDANLDLLAGKPKTKPTVFQTINKFLDFTLFTHRGFLLYLSGHMLMFFGLFAPLVFLSNYAKSKHYSSESSAFLLSILAFVDMVARPSMGLVANTKWVRPRIQYYFAVSVVYNGLCHLMAPLSTTYAGFCIYAGFFGFAFGWLSSVLFETLMDLVGAHRFSSAVGLVTIVECCPVLLGPPLLGRLNDVYGDYKYTYMGCGIILLIAGVYLFIGMGINYRLTARELKEEERKKSQQNEEGANRVQEDKQDQLKSDAAVVPLKAAEDGVKEEESQI, from the exons ATGCCCGTGGCGCTCGGCGGACCTCAGGGATACACCCCGCCGGAAGGAGGCTGGGGGTGGGCCGTGGTGGTGGGCGCCTTCATCTCCATCGGATTTTCCTACGCCTTCGCGAAGTCCATCACCGTCTTCTTCAAGGACATCGAGGTCATCTTCGGCGCCACGAGCAGCGAGGTGTCCTGGATCTCGTCCATCATGCTGGCCGTCATGTACGGAGGAG GGCCGCTGAGCAGCATCCTGGTGAACAAGTACGGCAGCCGGCCCATAATGATGTTTGGCGGCGTGTTGTCTGGCTGCGGGCTAATAGCCGCTTCCTTCTGCAACACCGTGTCCCAGCTCTACTTTTGCATAGGAGTCATTGGAG GTCTTGGACTTGCCTTTAACTTGAATCCAGCCTTGACCATGATTGGTCGATATTTCTACAAGAAGCGGCCACTGGCCAACGGACTTGCCATGGCAGGGAGCCCCGTCTTCCTGTCCACACTGGCGCCCTTGAACCAAAAGTTCTACAGCATTTTTGGCTGGAGGGGCAGTTTCTTAATCTTGGGTGGCCTTCTGCTGAACTGTTGTGTGGCTGGATCTCTGATGCGGCCTATAGGTCCCAAGGCCGGAACTGAGAATAAGGAATTGTCCAAAGTCACCATGGAAGAAGCAGGCAAGAAATCAGCAAAAGATGAAGGGGGCGGAGATGCCAACCTGGATCTTCTTGCAGGAAAGCCAAAGACCAAGCCAACAGTTTTCCAAACAATCAACAAATTCTTGGATTTCACCCTGTTCACTCACAGAGGCTTCTTACTCTATCTCTCTGGCCATATGCTAATGTTTTTTGGGCTTTTTGCCCCGCTTGTCTTTCTTAGTAATTATGCCAAGAGCAAGCACTATTCGAGTGAATCATCTGCCTTCCTGCTCTCCATTCTAGCATTTGTAGACATGGTGGCAAGACCATCCATGGGACTGGTTGCCAACACCAAGTGGGTGAGGCCAAGGATTCAGTATTATTTTGCTGTCTCTGTTGTCTACAACGGACTGTGCCATCTCATGGCACCTTTATCCACCACCTATGCGGGCTTCTGCATCTACGCTGGGTTCTTTGGGTTTGCTTTTGGGTGGCTGAGTTCTGTGTTGTTCGAAACATTGATGGACCTTGTCGGTGCACACAGGTTCTCTAGTGCTGTTGGCCTGGTGACCATTGTGGAATGTTGCCCAGTGCTGTTGGGTCCACCTCTTCTAG GTAGGCTGAATGATGTGTACGGAGACTACAAGTACACTTACATGGGGTGCGGCATTATCCTGCTCATCGCTGGCGTCTACCTCTTCATCGGCATGGGTATAAACTACCGGCTCACTGCACGAGAgctgaaggaagaggagaggaagaagagccAACAGAACGAGGAAGGCGCCAACAGGGTGCAGGAGGACAAGCAGGACCAGCTGAAGAGCGACGCTGCCGTGGTGCCTCTGAAGGCTGCGGAAGATGGCGTGAAAGAGGAAGAAAGTCAAATATGA
- the SLC16A1 gene encoding monocarboxylate transporter 1 isoform X3 yields MMFGGVLSGCGLIAASFCNTVSQLYFCIGVIGGLGLAFNLNPALTMIGRYFYKKRPLANGLAMAGSPVFLSTLAPLNQKFYSIFGWRGSFLILGGLLLNCCVAGSLMRPIGPKAGTENKELSKVTMEEAGKKSAKDEGGGDANLDLLAGKPKTKPTVFQTINKFLDFTLFTHRGFLLYLSGHMLMFFGLFAPLVFLSNYAKSKHYSSESSAFLLSILAFVDMVARPSMGLVANTKWVRPRIQYYFAVSVVYNGLCHLMAPLSTTYAGFCIYAGFFGFAFGWLSSVLFETLMDLVGAHRFSSAVGLVTIVECCPVLLGPPLLGRLNDVYGDYKYTYMGCGIILLIAGVYLFIGMGINYRLTARELKEEERKKSQQNEEGANRVQEDKQDQLKSDAAVVPLKAAEDGVKEEESQI; encoded by the exons ATGATGTTTGGCGGCGTGTTGTCTGGCTGCGGGCTAATAGCCGCTTCCTTCTGCAACACCGTGTCCCAGCTCTACTTTTGCATAGGAGTCATTGGAG GTCTTGGACTTGCCTTTAACTTGAATCCAGCCTTGACCATGATTGGTCGATATTTCTACAAGAAGCGGCCACTGGCCAACGGACTTGCCATGGCAGGGAGCCCCGTCTTCCTGTCCACACTGGCGCCCTTGAACCAAAAGTTCTACAGCATTTTTGGCTGGAGGGGCAGTTTCTTAATCTTGGGTGGCCTTCTGCTGAACTGTTGTGTGGCTGGATCTCTGATGCGGCCTATAGGTCCCAAGGCCGGAACTGAGAATAAGGAATTGTCCAAAGTCACCATGGAAGAAGCAGGCAAGAAATCAGCAAAAGATGAAGGGGGCGGAGATGCCAACCTGGATCTTCTTGCAGGAAAGCCAAAGACCAAGCCAACAGTTTTCCAAACAATCAACAAATTCTTGGATTTCACCCTGTTCACTCACAGAGGCTTCTTACTCTATCTCTCTGGCCATATGCTAATGTTTTTTGGGCTTTTTGCCCCGCTTGTCTTTCTTAGTAATTATGCCAAGAGCAAGCACTATTCGAGTGAATCATCTGCCTTCCTGCTCTCCATTCTAGCATTTGTAGACATGGTGGCAAGACCATCCATGGGACTGGTTGCCAACACCAAGTGGGTGAGGCCAAGGATTCAGTATTATTTTGCTGTCTCTGTTGTCTACAACGGACTGTGCCATCTCATGGCACCTTTATCCACCACCTATGCGGGCTTCTGCATCTACGCTGGGTTCTTTGGGTTTGCTTTTGGGTGGCTGAGTTCTGTGTTGTTCGAAACATTGATGGACCTTGTCGGTGCACACAGGTTCTCTAGTGCTGTTGGCCTGGTGACCATTGTGGAATGTTGCCCAGTGCTGTTGGGTCCACCTCTTCTAG GTAGGCTGAATGATGTGTACGGAGACTACAAGTACACTTACATGGGGTGCGGCATTATCCTGCTCATCGCTGGCGTCTACCTCTTCATCGGCATGGGTATAAACTACCGGCTCACTGCACGAGAgctgaaggaagaggagaggaagaagagccAACAGAACGAGGAAGGCGCCAACAGGGTGCAGGAGGACAAGCAGGACCAGCTGAAGAGCGACGCTGCCGTGGTGCCTCTGAAGGCTGCGGAAGATGGCGTGAAAGAGGAAGAAAGTCAAATATGA
- the SLC16A1 gene encoding monocarboxylate transporter 1 isoform X2, which translates to MNTARMAEEWIFLRAPYWGLTNIGPLSSILVNKYGSRPIMMFGGVLSGCGLIAASFCNTVSQLYFCIGVIGGLGLAFNLNPALTMIGRYFYKKRPLANGLAMAGSPVFLSTLAPLNQKFYSIFGWRGSFLILGGLLLNCCVAGSLMRPIGPKAGTENKELSKVTMEEAGKKSAKDEGGGDANLDLLAGKPKTKPTVFQTINKFLDFTLFTHRGFLLYLSGHMLMFFGLFAPLVFLSNYAKSKHYSSESSAFLLSILAFVDMVARPSMGLVANTKWVRPRIQYYFAVSVVYNGLCHLMAPLSTTYAGFCIYAGFFGFAFGWLSSVLFETLMDLVGAHRFSSAVGLVTIVECCPVLLGPPLLGRLNDVYGDYKYTYMGCGIILLIAGVYLFIGMGINYRLTARELKEEERKKSQQNEEGANRVQEDKQDQLKSDAAVVPLKAAEDGVKEEESQI; encoded by the exons atgaatacagcacggatggctgaagagtggatcttcctcagagccccatACTGGGGTCTCACTAATATAG GGCCGCTGAGCAGCATCCTGGTGAACAAGTACGGCAGCCGGCCCATAATGATGTTTGGCGGCGTGTTGTCTGGCTGCGGGCTAATAGCCGCTTCCTTCTGCAACACCGTGTCCCAGCTCTACTTTTGCATAGGAGTCATTGGAG GTCTTGGACTTGCCTTTAACTTGAATCCAGCCTTGACCATGATTGGTCGATATTTCTACAAGAAGCGGCCACTGGCCAACGGACTTGCCATGGCAGGGAGCCCCGTCTTCCTGTCCACACTGGCGCCCTTGAACCAAAAGTTCTACAGCATTTTTGGCTGGAGGGGCAGTTTCTTAATCTTGGGTGGCCTTCTGCTGAACTGTTGTGTGGCTGGATCTCTGATGCGGCCTATAGGTCCCAAGGCCGGAACTGAGAATAAGGAATTGTCCAAAGTCACCATGGAAGAAGCAGGCAAGAAATCAGCAAAAGATGAAGGGGGCGGAGATGCCAACCTGGATCTTCTTGCAGGAAAGCCAAAGACCAAGCCAACAGTTTTCCAAACAATCAACAAATTCTTGGATTTCACCCTGTTCACTCACAGAGGCTTCTTACTCTATCTCTCTGGCCATATGCTAATGTTTTTTGGGCTTTTTGCCCCGCTTGTCTTTCTTAGTAATTATGCCAAGAGCAAGCACTATTCGAGTGAATCATCTGCCTTCCTGCTCTCCATTCTAGCATTTGTAGACATGGTGGCAAGACCATCCATGGGACTGGTTGCCAACACCAAGTGGGTGAGGCCAAGGATTCAGTATTATTTTGCTGTCTCTGTTGTCTACAACGGACTGTGCCATCTCATGGCACCTTTATCCACCACCTATGCGGGCTTCTGCATCTACGCTGGGTTCTTTGGGTTTGCTTTTGGGTGGCTGAGTTCTGTGTTGTTCGAAACATTGATGGACCTTGTCGGTGCACACAGGTTCTCTAGTGCTGTTGGCCTGGTGACCATTGTGGAATGTTGCCCAGTGCTGTTGGGTCCACCTCTTCTAG GTAGGCTGAATGATGTGTACGGAGACTACAAGTACACTTACATGGGGTGCGGCATTATCCTGCTCATCGCTGGCGTCTACCTCTTCATCGGCATGGGTATAAACTACCGGCTCACTGCACGAGAgctgaaggaagaggagaggaagaagagccAACAGAACGAGGAAGGCGCCAACAGGGTGCAGGAGGACAAGCAGGACCAGCTGAAGAGCGACGCTGCCGTGGTGCCTCTGAAGGCTGCGGAAGATGGCGTGAAAGAGGAAGAAAGTCAAATATGA